One genomic segment of Polyangia bacterium includes these proteins:
- the secA gene encoding preprotein translocase subunit SecA — MFSYVAKKIFGTKNARVIKGMRPIVARIGELEEGLKTKSDAELQAMTPEFRRRLDKGEPVDDLLPEAFAVCREAGRRVLGMRHFDVQLMGGMVLHRGGIAEMKTGEGKTLVATLPVYLNSLPGKGVHVITVNDYLARRDSEWMGRIYKFLGLSVGVVVHGLTDVERQRSYRGDIAYGTNSEFGFDYLRDNMKDSIERYVQRDLNYAIVDEVDSILIDEARTPLIISGPAEDSADLYQKVNSIIPGLRKDIDYSVDEKAHTAMLTDNGIERVEQRLGVGNLYNPENIEWLHHVTQALRAHTLYKRDVNYLVEDGKILIVDEFTGRKMPGRRWSDGLHQAIEAKEEVEVQEENQTLATISYQNYFRIYKKLAGMTGTADTEAEEFNKIYKLDVTVVPTNRPMLRQDHHDVVYKNERGKFRAVLADLEDCHKRGQPVLVGTVSVEKSEVVASMLRKKGIPHNVLNAKQHEREAHIVAQAGRKGAITISTNMAGRGTDIILGGNAEFMARAEVDPEAAGQPGAEVDAELFKTAFAKFKPQCDGEKQEVLAAGGLHILGTERHESRRIDNQLRGRSGRQGDPGSSRFYLSLEDDLMRIFGAERITGLMERLGMEEDVPIEHTLINRAIENAQKKVEGHNFDIRKNLLEYDDVMNQQRKTIYALRRQILEGRYAPEPTEEEKKQGKTASDSPVPTTSGRHTAEALSITVRPTLARMLDALTQAPPEPSADPSAPVTIPVDPAKLRSTIYRQYGAYLDCTGIVEDRAGTLDRLAREVGSSMIQQRERLLDLSEEMVQSLTDEFSPAAEHAEDCDLAALGNAVKERFGFEPAFDDKILEREALIEALWSQLEKIIEARESEFSLPVLLYFSRYFYLEEIDQRWIDHLKAMEALREGIGLRGYGQKDPKQEYKKEGFVIFGEMMGIIGRNVCEKLYHMQLRRESEAAAPAVPQAEPRKKAPRRTIESGGGTAPHVSAGASGGQTQDEGRPVRRNEPKVGRNDPCPCGSGKKYKKCHGAVAAA; from the coding sequence ATGTTTAGCTACGTCGCAAAGAAGATCTTCGGAACCAAGAACGCTCGCGTCATCAAGGGCATGCGGCCCATTGTCGCTCGCATCGGCGAGCTGGAAGAGGGCCTCAAGACCAAATCTGACGCCGAGTTGCAAGCGATGACGCCCGAGTTTCGGCGCCGCCTGGACAAGGGCGAGCCGGTCGATGACCTGCTCCCCGAAGCGTTCGCCGTGTGCCGTGAGGCCGGGCGCCGCGTGCTGGGGATGCGCCACTTCGACGTCCAGTTGATGGGCGGCATGGTCCTGCACCGGGGAGGCATCGCCGAAATGAAGACCGGCGAGGGCAAGACGCTGGTGGCGACGCTGCCGGTTTATTTGAACTCGCTGCCGGGCAAGGGCGTCCACGTCATCACCGTCAACGACTACCTGGCCCGTCGCGACTCAGAGTGGATGGGGCGCATCTACAAATTCCTGGGACTGTCCGTCGGCGTGGTGGTGCACGGCCTCACCGACGTGGAACGCCAGCGCAGCTACCGCGGCGACATCGCGTACGGCACCAACTCGGAGTTCGGGTTCGATTACCTGCGCGACAACATGAAGGATTCGATCGAGCGCTATGTCCAGCGCGACCTCAACTACGCCATCGTGGACGAGGTGGACTCGATCCTGATCGACGAGGCGCGCACGCCGCTCATCATCAGCGGCCCGGCCGAGGACTCCGCCGACCTGTACCAGAAGGTCAACAGCATCATCCCCGGCCTGCGCAAGGACATCGACTACTCCGTCGACGAAAAGGCGCACACCGCGATGCTGACCGACAACGGGATCGAACGCGTCGAGCAGCGCCTGGGCGTCGGCAATCTCTACAACCCGGAAAACATCGAGTGGCTTCACCACGTCACGCAGGCCCTGCGCGCGCACACGCTGTACAAGCGCGACGTCAATTATCTGGTCGAGGACGGCAAGATCCTCATTGTCGACGAGTTCACCGGTCGCAAGATGCCCGGGCGCCGCTGGTCGGATGGCCTGCACCAGGCCATCGAGGCCAAGGAAGAGGTCGAGGTTCAGGAAGAGAACCAGACCCTGGCGACGATCAGCTACCAGAACTATTTCCGCATCTATAAAAAGCTGGCCGGCATGACCGGCACCGCCGACACCGAGGCCGAGGAATTTAACAAGATCTACAAGCTGGACGTCACCGTGGTGCCGACCAACCGGCCGATGCTTCGCCAGGACCACCACGACGTGGTCTACAAGAACGAGCGCGGGAAGTTTCGCGCCGTGCTGGCCGACCTGGAAGACTGTCACAAGCGCGGCCAGCCGGTCCTGGTCGGTACGGTCAGCGTCGAGAAGTCCGAGGTCGTGGCGTCGATGCTGCGCAAGAAGGGCATCCCGCACAACGTGCTGAACGCCAAGCAGCACGAGCGCGAGGCGCACATCGTCGCCCAGGCCGGCCGCAAGGGGGCCATCACCATCTCGACCAACATGGCGGGCCGCGGGACGGACATCATCCTCGGCGGCAACGCCGAGTTCATGGCCCGCGCCGAGGTCGATCCGGAGGCCGCCGGCCAGCCCGGCGCCGAGGTCGACGCCGAGTTGTTCAAGACCGCCTTCGCCAAGTTCAAACCACAATGCGACGGTGAAAAACAAGAAGTGCTGGCCGCCGGCGGCTTGCACATCCTCGGCACCGAACGGCACGAATCACGGCGCATCGACAACCAGCTGCGCGGGCGCTCCGGCCGTCAGGGCGATCCTGGTTCCAGCCGTTTCTACCTGTCGCTGGAAGACGATCTGATGCGCATCTTCGGCGCCGAACGTATCACCGGCCTGATGGAGCGCCTGGGGATGGAAGAAGACGTCCCCATCGAGCACACGCTGATCAACCGCGCCATCGAGAACGCGCAGAAGAAGGTCGAAGGCCACAACTTCGACATCCGCAAGAATCTTCTCGAGTACGACGACGTCATGAACCAGCAGCGCAAGACCATCTATGCGCTGCGGCGGCAGATCCTGGAGGGCCGTTACGCGCCCGAGCCGACGGAGGAAGAAAAGAAACAAGGCAAGACCGCCTCCGACAGCCCGGTGCCGACCACGTCGGGCCGCCACACCGCCGAGGCCCTGTCGATCACCGTGCGCCCGACCCTGGCGCGCATGCTGGACGCCCTGACGCAGGCCCCACCGGAGCCCAGCGCCGATCCCTCCGCGCCCGTCACCATCCCGGTGGATCCGGCCAAGCTGCGGTCGACCATCTACCGCCAGTACGGCGCCTACCTGGACTGCACCGGCATCGTCGAGGACCGCGCCGGTACCCTGGATCGCCTGGCTCGCGAGGTCGGCTCGTCGATGATCCAGCAGCGCGAGCGCTTGCTGGATCTGTCGGAGGAGATGGTTCAGTCGCTGACCGACGAGTTTTCTCCAGCCGCCGAGCACGCCGAGGACTGTGATCTGGCGGCGCTGGGCAACGCCGTCAAGGAACGGTTCGGGTTCGAACCGGCCTTCGACGACAAGATCCTCGAGCGCGAGGCGCTGATCGAGGCGCTATGGAGCCAGCTGGAAAAGATCATCGAGGCGCGTGAGTCCGAGTTCTCGCTGCCCGTGCTGCTGTACTTCTCGCGCTATTTCTACCTGGAGGAGATCGACCAGCGCTGGATCGATCACCTCAAGGCGATGGAAGCGCTGCGCGAGGGCATCGGCCTGCGCGGCTATGGCCAGAAGGATCCGAAGCAGGAGTACAAGAAGGAAGGCTTCGTCATCTTCGGCGAGATGATGGGCATCATCGGCCGCAACGTCTGCGAGAAGCTGTACCACATGCAGCTGCGACGCGAGTCCGAGGCCGCCGCACCCGCCGTTCCGCAGGCCGAGCCGCGCAAGAAGGCCCCCCGCCGCACCATCGAGTCCGGCGGCGGGACCGCGCCGCATGTATCCGCTGGCGCCAGCGGCGGTCAGACGCAGGACGAAGGGCGACCGGTGCGCCGCAACGAACCCAAGGTCGGACGCAACGATCCTTGTCCGTGCGGCAGCGGGAAAAAATACAAAAAGTGTCACGGAGCCGTGGCGGCGGCGTGA
- a CDS encoding sigma-70 family RNA polymerase sigma factor: MALFRKRPSRADFEREALPHLPALYAAATRMTRNEKDAEDLVQDAMLRAYRFFDTFEAGTNCKAWLFRILTNAFCNRYREREREHEILAEAESSDVNVEQFIGGVDSRDTEGALLGKMVSADVENALAQVPQDFRMAVILADLEDFSYKEIAEIMNCPAGTVMSRLYRGRKILQGLLHDYAVEQGIIPAAPSPDQEDDSKTVDMAAYRRKREGHSAS; encoded by the coding sequence ATGGCTCTTTTTCGCAAACGACCCTCCCGAGCTGACTTCGAACGCGAAGCGCTGCCGCATCTGCCGGCTCTTTACGCCGCAGCCACGCGCATGACCCGAAACGAAAAGGACGCCGAGGATCTGGTTCAGGACGCCATGCTGCGCGCCTACCGGTTCTTCGACACCTTCGAGGCCGGCACCAACTGCAAGGCCTGGCTGTTTCGCATCCTCACCAACGCCTTCTGCAACCGTTACCGCGAGCGCGAGCGCGAGCACGAGATTCTGGCCGAGGCGGAATCGTCCGACGTCAACGTCGAACAGTTCATCGGCGGTGTCGACAGCCGCGATACGGAAGGCGCGCTGCTGGGCAAGATGGTCTCGGCCGACGTCGAGAATGCGCTGGCCCAGGTGCCGCAGGACTTTCGAATGGCGGTCATCCTGGCTGACCTGGAAGACTTTTCGTACAAAGAGATCGCCGAGATCATGAACTGCCCGGCTGGTACGGTGATGAGCCGCCTTTATCGCGGGCGCAAGATCTTGCAGGGCCTTCTGCACGACTACGCCGTCGAGCAGGGGATCATCCCCGCCGCCCCTTCGCCCGATCAGGAAGACGACAGCAAGACCGTCGACATGGCGGCCTACCGCCGCAAGCGCGAAGGGCATTCGGCATCATGA
- a CDS encoding zf-HC2 domain-containing protein, translated as MNCLEAKPFVQAYVDGELTGTERETFQRHLVTCDACGQTCRLQARFKAAVRAHLPRPSVPPELRGRLRLALGAAPIAPRRWPWLTHPRLVPATVAAVLLLGITGTVRRSQSMVLQQSLRSYHAEMPMDVTGSDCGSIASWFRGRVDFPLHAPSLGGQATCKGGRLVNVGERPAAYLVYQMANNHRVAFLVFAPGDESIESPHHRVINGREVYLDGGPGTSTAAYWDRGIGYVATADVDEDALTRLVTAAFVPEALPR; from the coding sequence ATGAACTGTCTGGAAGCCAAGCCCTTCGTGCAGGCCTACGTCGACGGCGAGTTGACCGGCACGGAACGCGAGACCTTCCAGCGCCACCTGGTGACGTGCGACGCCTGCGGCCAGACCTGTCGCTTGCAGGCCCGATTCAAGGCGGCCGTTCGCGCCCACCTGCCTCGCCCGTCGGTGCCGCCCGAGCTGCGCGGCCGGCTGCGCCTTGCGCTGGGCGCGGCGCCGATCGCCCCGCGCCGCTGGCCCTGGCTGACCCACCCGCGGCTGGTGCCGGCGACGGTGGCGGCGGTGCTGCTCTTGGGAATCACCGGAACAGTTCGGCGCTCGCAGTCGATGGTGTTGCAGCAATCGCTGCGCAGCTATCACGCCGAGATGCCGATGGACGTGACCGGTTCGGACTGCGGGTCGATCGCCTCCTGGTTCCGGGGGCGCGTGGATTTCCCGTTGCACGCGCCATCGCTGGGGGGGCAGGCGACGTGCAAGGGCGGGCGGCTGGTGAACGTCGGTGAGCGTCCGGCCGCTTATCTGGTCTATCAGATGGCGAACAACCATCGGGTGGCATTCCTGGTGTTCGCTCCCGGTGACGAGAGCATCGAATCGCCGCACCATCGGGTCATCAACGGCCGCGAGGTTTACCTGGACGGCGGCCCGGGGACATCGACGGCGGCGTACTGGGACCGCGGGATTGGCTATGTCGCCACCGCCGACGTGGACGAGGACGCCTTGACCCGTCTGGTGACCGCGGCGTTCGTGCCAGAAGCCCTGCCACGCTGA
- a CDS encoding response regulator, translated as MDRTLLCIEPDSATVAEIRTALSPYGFVVESIPTGEDALEWGQNNLPALIILSVEPRKVGYAICNKLKRNARLRDVPLILISGEETQATFEQHKKLKSHADEYLLKPLDTQELLSKVDKLVPLGASEVLEEIEEADSGDIMLAEEDGDELAMEINPPDGNGTARSQPPLPPTDHEMRADTSEQAVLEDENPFRTETFDRETQAAFAALESAGPSERLPATGGGDVVDLQSLWSEVDLPPVMEWEKAPKTEPPVPTPAALNEDSHDTMVPPGPDEIHFDEAHDTGRSFGGSGGFSSGIGNPQIQELQARASEAQAKSAELQSRIDWLENERQTLRKEMEEARERYTQTASFSKEREFLGLREIINKKEKDILDLRDQLDAKERQVLDHKDKIRELERARRDLEENTLGFERSLVAANEKVSELLQDRDKSGEREKGFKVRLDDAHEELRKSRDEIEGLRKRLTQDDQRARAELERVRSELENRIVEADEQHRRELARLADERATAEAATAALNQAEAIRQEAAHRGEIEALQRRMADEQSASGERLQSEVQKIRRDQEKAIAALRDEQATQLASERQAYEALTEAKERDHRNEILGMRRRHEEELAAAEERRQRDIAEQEARRISELEVAEGRRRAELAQRDEEQHNRITEIERRYLTEKTDLSERHRAEHDQAVGRAARAEGELAARIQELDQAYRRVAGMEADLDAARVELGNREVRLSQNRDRIAETEAKITDYEDQILRAYQRIRTDEKTTEKTRRALSVALALLDERSGGAPAAGPGGGKPASEDTDLKT; from the coding sequence GTGGACCGAACGCTCCTTTGCATTGAACCCGATAGCGCCACGGTGGCGGAGATCCGTACCGCACTGTCCCCATACGGGTTCGTTGTGGAGAGCATCCCCACCGGCGAAGACGCTTTGGAATGGGGCCAGAACAACCTGCCGGCCCTGATCATCCTGTCCGTCGAGCCGCGCAAGGTCGGGTACGCGATCTGCAACAAGCTCAAGCGCAACGCCCGCTTGCGTGACGTGCCCCTGATCTTGATCTCCGGCGAGGAGACCCAGGCCACCTTCGAGCAGCACAAAAAGCTGAAGTCGCACGCCGACGAATACTTGCTGAAGCCACTGGACACTCAGGAGCTGCTTTCCAAGGTCGACAAGCTGGTCCCTCTGGGCGCATCGGAGGTGCTGGAAGAGATCGAGGAAGCGGACTCCGGCGATATCATGCTGGCCGAAGAGGACGGCGACGAACTGGCGATGGAGATCAACCCGCCGGACGGCAACGGCACGGCGCGGTCTCAGCCGCCGCTGCCGCCCACCGATCACGAGATGCGGGCCGACACCTCCGAACAGGCAGTCCTGGAAGACGAGAACCCGTTCCGCACCGAAACGTTCGACCGCGAGACCCAGGCTGCCTTCGCCGCCCTGGAGAGCGCGGGGCCGTCCGAGAGGCTACCGGCGACCGGCGGTGGCGACGTGGTCGATCTGCAGTCGTTGTGGTCAGAGGTCGATCTGCCGCCGGTGATGGAGTGGGAGAAGGCGCCCAAGACCGAGCCGCCGGTGCCAACGCCCGCCGCGCTGAACGAAGACTCGCACGACACGATGGTGCCGCCGGGTCCGGACGAGATTCACTTCGACGAGGCACACGACACCGGGCGCAGCTTCGGCGGCTCGGGTGGGTTCTCATCCGGCATCGGCAACCCGCAGATTCAAGAGCTGCAAGCGCGGGCGTCCGAAGCGCAGGCCAAAAGCGCCGAGCTGCAGTCGCGCATCGATTGGCTAGAAAATGAACGCCAGACACTGCGCAAGGAGATGGAAGAAGCGCGCGAGCGGTACACCCAGACCGCATCGTTTTCCAAGGAACGCGAGTTCCTTGGTCTGCGCGAGATCATCAACAAGAAAGAAAAAGACATTCTGGATCTGCGCGACCAGCTTGACGCCAAGGAACGCCAGGTCCTGGATCACAAGGACAAGATCCGCGAGCTCGAGCGGGCGCGGCGCGATCTGGAAGAGAACACCCTGGGCTTCGAGCGCAGCCTGGTGGCGGCCAACGAGAAGGTCTCGGAGCTGTTGCAGGATCGGGATAAATCGGGCGAGCGCGAAAAAGGCTTCAAGGTTCGCCTCGACGACGCCCACGAGGAGCTGCGCAAATCGCGCGATGAGATCGAAGGCCTGCGCAAGCGGCTGACCCAGGACGACCAGCGGGCGCGCGCCGAGCTTGAACGCGTGCGGTCCGAGCTGGAGAACCGCATCGTCGAGGCCGACGAGCAGCACCGGCGCGAGCTGGCCCGGCTGGCCGACGAGCGCGCCACGGCCGAAGCGGCGACGGCTGCGTTGAACCAGGCCGAGGCGATTCGCCAGGAAGCCGCCCACCGCGGGGAGATCGAAGCCTTGCAGCGTCGGATGGCCGACGAGCAGAGCGCGTCAGGCGAGCGTCTGCAAAGCGAGGTGCAAAAGATCCGCCGCGATCAGGAGAAGGCCATCGCCGCCCTGCGCGACGAGCAGGCCACGCAGCTGGCGTCCGAACGCCAGGCCTACGAGGCTCTGACCGAGGCCAAAGAGCGCGACCACCGCAACGAGATCTTGGGTATGCGGCGGCGCCACGAGGAAGAGCTGGCGGCCGCCGAGGAGCGCCGGCAACGCGACATCGCCGAGCAGGAAGCACGCCGTATCTCCGAGCTGGAGGTCGCCGAGGGCCGCCGCCGGGCCGAACTGGCCCAGCGCGACGAGGAGCAGCACAACCGCATCACCGAGATCGAGCGCCGCTACCTGACCGAGAAGACCGATCTCTCCGAACGCCACCGCGCCGAGCACGATCAAGCGGTGGGCCGGGCCGCCCGCGCCGAGGGCGAGCTGGCCGCGCGCATTCAGGAGCTGGATCAAGCGTATCGGCGCGTGGCCGGCATGGAAGCCGATCTGGACGCCGCGCGGGTGGAGCTGGGTAACCGCGAGGTGCGCCTGTCCCAGAACCGTGATCGCATCGCCGAGACGGAGGCGAAGATCACCGACTACGAAGATCAGATCCTGCGCGCCTATCAGCGCATCCGCACCGACGAGAAGACCACCGAGAAGACCCGGCGCGCGCTGTCGGTGGCGCTGGCCTTGCTGGACGAGCGCAGCGGCGGCGCGCCGGCGGCGGGACCGGGCGGGGGCAAGCCGGCCTCGGAAGATACGGACCTCAAGACTTGA
- the hflX gene encoding GTPase HflX, protein MNTVSGNTTGLKPSQLHALERVYRRRLRPEEISSTELGTYLCTVSREIERQVGVLINRRGDIEHVFVGDASRLNLPELGRLRVGRGRFRGLRLVHTHLRNEPLTRDDLVDLALLRLDLVAAIGVTPDGRTADLHVAHLLPPVEGGQPWRLLPSEPFHRSSLDAVAMIEALEEEFERVAPSAVATDGRDRALLVIVDVRHKKTGVPMSLGGRVDELKELCHTAGVRVMGVVEQRRADPDPKYLVGRGKLEEVLIRAMQLDANVLIFDPDLTPGQAHAIADFTDIKVIDRTMLILDIFAQRAKSRDGKLQVELAQLRYRLPRLHEKNTMMSRLTGGIGGRGPGETKLEENRRRARERINRLEREIERFSTQRAGRRAERGRRGLPIVAIVGYTNAGKSTLLNTLTASDVLAEDKLFATLDPTTRRLRFPREREIIIADTVGFIRDLPPDLAAAFRATLEELDEADLLLHVVDAADPDNEQQIAAVERILTDLGLAETPRLLVMNKIDRLEPGAPLPAPGIPAAAVDRTTLGPLLAAIEFALWKEGRLAQPMSAADSAPFMPAAE, encoded by the coding sequence TTGAACACCGTCAGCGGCAACACCACGGGCCTCAAGCCCAGCCAGCTTCACGCGCTGGAGCGCGTTTACCGCCGCCGGTTGCGTCCCGAAGAGATCTCGTCGACCGAGCTTGGCACCTATCTGTGCACGGTGTCGCGCGAGATCGAGCGCCAGGTGGGCGTCCTCATCAATCGCCGCGGCGACATCGAGCACGTCTTCGTCGGGGACGCCTCACGCCTCAACTTGCCGGAGCTCGGCCGCCTCCGCGTCGGCCGCGGGCGTTTTCGCGGGTTACGTTTGGTGCACACCCACCTGCGCAATGAACCGCTGACCCGCGACGATCTGGTCGACCTGGCGCTTTTGCGTCTGGATCTGGTGGCGGCCATCGGCGTGACGCCCGACGGACGCACCGCTGATCTGCACGTCGCCCACTTGTTGCCGCCCGTCGAAGGCGGACAGCCCTGGCGCCTTCTGCCGAGCGAGCCATTTCACCGCTCGTCACTGGACGCCGTGGCGATGATCGAAGCGCTGGAAGAAGAGTTCGAGCGCGTGGCCCCCTCGGCGGTGGCCACCGACGGGCGCGACCGGGCGCTGCTGGTGATCGTCGACGTCAGGCACAAGAAGACGGGCGTGCCCATGTCGCTCGGCGGGCGAGTCGACGAATTGAAGGAGCTTTGTCACACCGCCGGCGTGCGCGTGATGGGCGTGGTCGAGCAGCGCCGCGCGGACCCCGATCCGAAGTATCTGGTCGGCCGCGGCAAGCTGGAAGAGGTGCTGATCCGGGCCATGCAGCTCGACGCCAACGTGCTGATCTTCGATCCCGATCTGACGCCGGGCCAGGCCCATGCCATCGCCGATTTCACCGACATCAAGGTCATCGATCGCACCATGCTGATCCTGGACATCTTCGCCCAACGCGCGAAGAGCCGCGACGGCAAGCTGCAGGTCGAGCTGGCCCAGCTGCGCTATCGGCTGCCGCGCCTGCACGAGAAGAACACCATGATGAGCCGCCTGACCGGCGGCATCGGCGGGCGCGGCCCCGGCGAAACCAAGCTGGAGGAGAACCGCCGCCGGGCCCGCGAGCGCATCAATCGCCTGGAACGCGAGATCGAACGCTTCAGCACCCAGCGCGCCGGCCGCCGCGCCGAGCGCGGCCGGCGCGGCTTGCCCATCGTGGCCATCGTCGGCTACACCAACGCCGGCAAATCGACGCTGCTGAACACGCTGACCGCCAGCGACGTGCTGGCCGAAGACAAGTTGTTCGCCACCCTGGATCCCACCACCCGCCGCCTGCGCTTCCCGCGCGAGCGTGAGATCATCATCGCCGACACGGTCGGTTTCATCCGCGATCTGCCGCCCGATCTGGCCGCCGCCTTTCGCGCCACTCTGGAAGAGCTGGACGAGGCTGATCTGCTGCTGCACGTGGTGGACGCCGCTGATCCCGACAACGAACAGCAGATCGCCGCCGTCGAGCGCATCCTCACCGACCTTGGCCTGGCGGAGACGCCGCGCCTTCTGGTGATGAACAAGATCGACCGGCTAGAGCCCGGCGCGCCGCTGCCGGCGCCCGGCATTCCCGCCGCCGCCGTCGATCGCACCACCCTGGGGCCGCTGCTGGCGGCGATCGAATTTGCTCTGTGGAAAGAGGGCCGCCTGGCGCAGCCGATGTCGGCGGCGGACTCCGCCCCGTTCATGCCGGCGGCGGAGTGA
- a CDS encoding phosphatase PAP2 family protein, with product MTAAVDDRTTAFYRWTRGLGMAAVQSLVYFGIGHASFPRSTEMLRTRLDDAIPFWPWTSWFYLPFYAGIFIICIVSFRSRRLFNRGLLSVVAVMIVGAICHLLIRAEYPRPVLHPPYPDLSAAFMAWVQRVDRPGNVFPSLHVAQTSTLAFLLCRDRPRLGVVTVVMGALLALSTLTTKQHFIVDVIAGYALAFGARALALYKLPPSVAVPTVTPPPA from the coding sequence ATGACCGCCGCCGTCGACGATCGCACCACCGCGTTCTATCGCTGGACGCGCGGCCTCGGCATGGCGGCGGTGCAATCGCTGGTCTACTTCGGCATCGGGCACGCCAGCTTCCCGCGCTCGACGGAGATGCTGCGCACCCGCCTTGATGACGCCATTCCCTTCTGGCCGTGGACGTCGTGGTTCTATCTGCCGTTTTACGCCGGCATCTTCATCATCTGCATCGTCAGCTTTCGTTCGCGGCGGCTTTTCAACCGCGGCCTTTTGTCAGTGGTGGCGGTGATGATCGTCGGCGCGATCTGCCACCTGCTGATCCGGGCCGAGTACCCGCGCCCGGTCTTGCACCCGCCCTACCCCGATCTGTCGGCGGCGTTCATGGCCTGGGTGCAAAGGGTCGATCGGCCCGGCAACGTCTTTCCGTCGCTGCACGTGGCTCAGACGTCGACGCTGGCGTTCCTGCTGTGCCGCGATCGCCCGCGCTTGGGCGTGGTGACGGTGGTGATGGGAGCGCTCCTGGCGCTGTCGACCCTGACCACCAAGCAGCACTTCATCGTCGATGTCATCGCAGGCTACGCGCTGGCCTTCGGGGCACGGGCGCTGGCTTTGTACAAGCTGCCGCCGTCGGTGGCGGTGCCGACGGTCACTCCGCCGCCGGCATGA
- a CDS encoding class I SAM-dependent rRNA methyltransferase encodes MAAAQLRLRKNLARAIAQGHPWLYRDALRPSPPLPDGAIVEVLAPSGRPLARGFWDSASPIAVRILVAEPRVGDLLAAVDKRVADALARRLAVIDRARTDAFRWIHGEADGLPGVHADLYGDAVALRFDGGGAQAFYRNLPAVLETAARAQGIELGAVIERRRGPRGGDKSGDKSNDQTDAGEAAIALRGQLPGDETVVRENDLLFGVDLAHGQKGGLFLDQRDNRALVRTLADGRRVLNLFGYTGGFSIYAAAGGARDTTTVDVGRQAIAAARRNFQRNGFDIDRATFAAEDAFVFLESAARAGRQWELVISDPPSFAPSSRSLPKALGAYRRLHRMAAAVTAPGGIFCVASCSSHVDKAAFLGTVTEGARDAGRRFVLDSFHGAAADHPVVPHFPEGGYLKFAVGRL; translated from the coding sequence ATGGCTGCCGCGCAGCTCAGGTTGCGCAAGAACCTGGCGCGCGCCATTGCCCAGGGTCACCCGTGGCTTTATCGCGACGCCCTTCGCCCGTCGCCGCCGCTGCCCGACGGCGCCATCGTCGAGGTGCTGGCGCCCAGTGGCCGGCCGCTGGCGCGCGGCTTCTGGGACAGCGCCTCACCCATCGCCGTGCGCATTCTGGTCGCCGAACCGCGCGTCGGCGATCTGCTGGCCGCCGTCGACAAACGCGTGGCTGACGCGCTGGCGCGACGGCTGGCGGTGATCGATCGCGCGCGCACTGACGCCTTCCGTTGGATCCACGGCGAGGCCGATGGCCTTCCCGGCGTGCACGCCGATTTGTATGGCGACGCTGTGGCGCTGCGTTTCGACGGCGGCGGCGCGCAGGCGTTCTATCGGAATTTGCCGGCGGTGCTGGAGACCGCCGCCCGCGCGCAAGGGATCGAGCTTGGCGCCGTCATTGAACGCCGGCGCGGTCCACGCGGCGGCGACAAGAGCGGCGACAAAAGCAACGACCAGACTGACGCCGGCGAAGCCGCGATCGCCTTGCGCGGCCAGCTCCCAGGCGACGAGACCGTGGTGCGCGAAAATGATCTACTCTTCGGCGTCGATCTCGCCCACGGCCAAAAAGGTGGGCTTTTCCTCGATCAGCGCGACAACCGCGCGCTGGTGCGTACGCTGGCCGACGGCCGCCGCGTCTTGAACCTGTTCGGGTACACCGGCGGCTTTTCCATCTACGCCGCCGCCGGCGGAGCGCGCGACACCACCACCGTCGACGTCGGCCGGCAAGCCATCGCCGCCGCCCGCCGCAACTTTCAACGCAACGGGTTCGATATCGACCGCGCCACGTTCGCCGCCGAGGACGCCTTCGTCTTCCTGGAAAGCGCCGCCCGCGCCGGCCGGCAATGGGAGCTGGTCATCTCCGATCCGCCCAGCTTCGCGCCCAGCAGCCGTTCTTTGCCCAAGGCGCTGGGCGCCTATCGCCGGCTGCACCGAATGGCGGCGGCGGTGACGGCGCCGGGTGGAATTTTCTGTGTTGCCTCCTGTTCCAGCCACGTCGACAAAGCCGCCTTCCTGGGCACGGTCACAGAAGGCGCCCGTGACGCCGGCCGGCGCTTCGTGCTGGATTCGTTCCACGGCGCCGCCGCCGACCACCCGGTGGTGCCGCACTTTCCGGAAGGCGGTTATCTTAAGTTCGCCGTCGGCCGGTTATGA